A window of Cohnella herbarum contains these coding sequences:
- a CDS encoding beta-ketoacyl-ACP synthase III, producing MSTNTRKVKIVGTGKYLPGQPISDSEMDERLGVAPGWTRRMTDVSFRHFAGADDTASAMGAKAAFEALKAANLQFSDLDCLVSASGTKEQALPCSAVFIQRAMGMEQSGVPAFDIDSTCLSFLAALDAMSCMIATGRYKYVLIVSSEIASVGMDWRNKESAALFGDGAAAVVIGPSGDGDPSGIIGASLRTFGTGAPYSEIRAGGTKRHPRGPLPAQPEDYLFQMDGPAIFKMASRLLPAFTDELLKAAGTRMSDFKAVIPHQGSAMAVRLMRKKLDISEQQLVYITPDHGNTIAASIPMGLHETIRTSRIGRGDRVLLIGTAAGLTLGGLILDY from the coding sequence ATGAGTACGAATACGCGCAAAGTAAAAATAGTAGGAACTGGAAAATATTTGCCCGGCCAGCCGATCTCGGACTCGGAAATGGACGAACGTCTCGGAGTTGCTCCGGGCTGGACACGCCGAATGACGGACGTCTCTTTCCGTCACTTCGCGGGTGCCGATGATACGGCGTCCGCGATGGGAGCTAAGGCCGCATTCGAAGCCCTAAAAGCCGCAAATCTTCAATTCTCGGACTTGGACTGCCTGGTTAGCGCGAGCGGCACCAAAGAACAAGCGCTCCCCTGCTCGGCCGTGTTCATTCAACGGGCGATGGGGATGGAACAATCTGGCGTGCCCGCGTTCGATATCGATTCGACGTGCCTGAGTTTCCTGGCCGCGCTCGACGCCATGTCCTGCATGATCGCGACCGGCAGGTACAAATACGTGCTAATCGTCTCGTCCGAGATCGCTTCCGTCGGAATGGATTGGCGGAACAAAGAAAGCGCGGCCTTGTTCGGCGACGGAGCCGCAGCCGTCGTCATCGGACCATCCGGAGACGGCGATCCGTCCGGAATCATCGGCGCTTCCCTTCGTACTTTCGGCACGGGAGCACCCTATTCCGAGATCCGCGCCGGGGGCACGAAACGTCACCCGCGCGGCCCTCTTCCCGCTCAGCCGGAAGACTATTTATTCCAAATGGACGGCCCCGCTATTTTCAAAATGGCTTCGCGCCTGTTGCCGGCCTTCACGGATGAACTTCTGAAAGCCGCCGGCACGAGGATGTCCGACTTTAAGGCGGTCATCCCACATCAAGGCAGCGCGATGGCCGTCCGACTCATGCGTAAAAAGCTGGATATTTCGGAACAACAGCTCGTTTATATCACGCCAGATCACGGAAACACGATCGCCGCGTCCATCCCCATGGGTCTTCATGAAACGATCCGGACGAGCCGGATCGGAAGAGGCGACCGCGTGTTGCTGATCGGTACGGCCGCCGGGCTTACGTTGGGAGGGCTCATTCTTGACTACTAG